From Aegilops tauschii subsp. strangulata cultivar AL8/78 chromosome 5, Aet v6.0, whole genome shotgun sequence:
cgtcttcccccgctccgcgtcatccccttcctaggcctcgttgtcgtccaccgccctggtgctctcggcgcggcgtggtcaacgtggtcaagaaacgacttccatcggaagagtactgtacgtggagaggctgacagctgggtccatggcagcagcaaggaagtgcctccttattacgcgcaaaataattattcctccacctgacaccagggacccaccagatgagccaccgtatttcacgaaaaaaacgtttcccccctgactgctgggacccaccagctacatcttcgcacacaaggaagtgcgtgacagtcaggacccacctggtcgatgcgtacgtagcgttgtaattctggtcacgaacgtgtacgcacatactggtcgatcggtctgtctgcaggctgtagtgatgaaccgtggccgtgtaaggaagggcacgtgtcgtagtagaggcacgcacgtagcatgtcacACAGTCCCGTTAATATtgtgtacacgtatgtacagcggccagggtgcaagaaagtaaatacgaccacgtatgtacatatgggcggggtctcgaatgcctactcgtgtatacgtacggccagggctcgtgtacatggctggttcagaatggagaaactgcgtcgtcgtcgtgttcatcgggagccaaccagcttggatagaacagccgatcgaaatgaggcctggcgtaccgcaaaacggaggaaacggccttgtgttcgatcggccacggtcgaaacgggatcctgttcatctggaggggtctggcgtaccgcaaaacggaggaaacggacttctcttggacctcctacggtcgaaacggggtcctgttgatcgggaggggtgtggcgtaccgcaaaacggaggaaacagacttgtgttggagcactacggtcaaaacaggggtcctgttcatcgggaggggtgtggcgtaccgcaaaacgggactccacgagatactgtccatctccaccgtcgactgcctccacgggctactgttcatccaccgtcgacctcctccagcctccacctgcgactattcatccacgggctcctgttcaaccagcctccaccgctcctccaccggctactgttcaaccaaccctctccacggggtcctggtcaaccacccctccacgggttactcttcatccagccctctaccggctacttttcaaccagccctccacggggtcctgttcatccagccctccacggggtcttgttcatccacccccaatcGGCTCGATCGgcgtactgttcatccagcggcaacgacctctactaccacggggtcctgttcatccaaccccccaacaacgctcactgttcatcaagaggcagcatcgatcggcttcagttagcagctgtagtgaaggaatcgctcaatcgggttcagctaacagccatcgatcgattgctcgggtttagtaacgcgtagcctgcagtgcaatcgctcaggttcagtaggcgaacgcctcgctcgggttcagttagagcccaacgcctcgcacccacgcgtatgtgtacaagagaaacgcgtaTTGCTCGGCCGCCGACCACCCACCctaaccaggaactccccgatattttcctcgccctcgcttctaccacggttttttccgtcatggacggccaaagaatgtcatgcagctgcgtctccggcccgcccaggacgaaaagcccaatttctttcatgattttttgtcatagaagtaggagcccacaacatctatgatgataccgggttttgtcacaattatcgtcatagaagtgtcataagcatgacaggaaaaaaattcgttcggcccaaaatgtcatggatgtgtctttttttgtagtgaggggttccgggcatccccccaGCAACTACAtaggcctaatgggccaagaaggggacagaccagcccctagggggttggtgcgccccatgtaggccaaaataaggaggaaggaaagaggggaagagagaaaggaaggggagggattcggcctcccccttccttctctcctccctcctccttccttccccctccggatgaatatggaaggggggaTGCCGAATTGGGAGGCACCCAAGTAGGATTcgtcctacttggggcgcccccatggttgcctctcctcccctccaaactatatatatgagggggccaccgctagaacacacaacattgattcctagtcgtgtgtggcgccccctccttagtttacgcctccggttatattgtcgtagtgcttaggcgaagccctgcgcggatcacttcaacttcaccatcaccacaccgccgtgctgacgaaactctccctcgacactttgctggatcaagagttcgagggacgtcatcgagctgaacgtgtgcagaactcggaggtgccgtacgtttggtgctcgatcggtcggaatgagaagaagttcaactacatcaaccgcgttgtcaaacgcttccgctttcggtctacgagggtacgtggacacactctcaccctctcattgctatgcatctcctagatagatcttgcgtgagcgtaggattttttttttgaaattgcatgctacgtttcccaacagtggcatccgagccaggtctatgcgtagatgatatgcacgagtagaacacaaagagttgtgggcggtgatcgtcatactgcttaccactaatgtcttattttgattcggcggcattgttggatgaagcggcccggaccaaccttacatgaccacgttcatgagaccggttccaccgacagacatgcaactagttttgcataaaggtggctggcgggtgtctgtttctccaactttagttgaatcgaatttgactgcggccggtccttgtcgaaggttaaaacaacaaacttgataaatcaccgctGTGGTTTTGaggtgtaggtaagaacggttcttactagaagcccgtagcagccacgtaaaacttgcagcaacaaagtagaggatgtctaacttgtttttgcagggcttgttgtgatgtgatatggtcaagacatgatgtgatatacgttattgtatgagatgatcatgttttgtaaaagttatcggcaactggcaggagccttatggttgtcgctttattgtatgaaatgcagacgccatgtaattgctttactttatcactatgcgttagcgatagttgtagaagcaatagttggcgagacgaccacgacgctacgatggagatcaaggtgttaagccggtgacgatggagatcatgacggtgctttggagatggagatcaaaggcacaagatgatgatggccatatgatgtcacatattttgattgcatgtgatgtttatcttttatgcatcttattttgcttagtacggcggtagcattataagatgatcccttactaaaatttcaaggtataagtgttctccctaagtatgcgccgttgcgacagttcatcatgctgagacaccatgtgatgatcgggtgtgataagctctacgttcatatacaacgggtgcaagacagttttgcacatgcggaatactcgggttaaacttgacgagcctagcatgtacagacatggcctcggaacactggagaccgaaaggtcgaacatgaatcatatagtagatatgatcaacatagagatgttcaccattgaagactactccatctcacgtgatgatcggacatggtttagttgatttggatcatgtaatcatttagatgactcgagggatgtctatctaagtgggagttcttaagtaatatgattaatggaacttaatttatcatgaacttagtcctgatagtatttgcatatctatgttgtagatcaatagctcgcgtatagctcccatgttctatttttgatatgttcctagagaaaactaagttgaaagatgatagtagcaatgatgtggaatgggtccgtgatctgaggattatcctcattgctgcatagaagaattatgcccttgatgcaccactaggtgacgaacctgttgcaggagcggatgcagatgttatgaacgttttacaagctcggtatgatgactacttgatagtttagtgcaccatgctttacggcttagaaccgggacttcaaaaatgttttgaacgcatggagcatatgagatggtCCAAGAagctgaaaatgatatttcagactcatgctggtgttaagaggtatgagacctctcacaagtactttgcctacaagatggaggagaatagctcagctagtgagcatgtgctcagaatgtctgggtacaacaatcgcttgaatcaagtgggagttaatcttctagataagatagtgattgatagagttctctagtcactatcaccaagttactagaacttcgtgatgaactataatatgcaagggatgacgaaaacgattcccaagctcttcgcgatgctgaaatcagtgaaggtagaaatcaagaaatagcatcaagttttgatggttaacaagaccactagtttcaagaaaaggggcaagggaaagaaaaggaaacttcaaaaagaatggcaagaaagttgccactcccatgaaaaagcccaaagctagacccaagcctgaaactaagtgcttctactgcaaaggaaatggtcactggaagtggaactgccctagatacttgacagataagaaggatggcaaagtgaacaaaggtatatttgatatacatgttattgatgtgtactttactagtgtttatggcaacccctcggtatttgatactagttcagttgctaagagtagtaactcgaaacaggagttgcaaaataaacagagactagttaaggacgaggtgacgatgtgtgtaggaagtaattccaaggctgatacgatcaccatcgcacactccctctaccttcgggatcagaattgaacctaaataaatgttatttggtgtttgcgttgagcattaatatgattagatcatgtttattgcaatatggttattcatttaagtcagagaataattgttattctatttatatgaataaaaccttctatggtcatacacccaatgtgaatggttttttgaatctcgatcgtggtgatacacatattcataatattgatgccaaaagatgcaaagttgataatgatagtgcaacatatttgtggcactgctgtttaggtcatattggtgtaaagtgcatgaagaaactccatgcggatggacttttggaatcacttgattatgaatcatttgatgcttgcgaaccatgcctcatgggcaagatgactaaaactccgttctccaaaacaatggagcgagccactgacttattggaaataatacataccgatgtatgcggtctgatgagtgttgaggctcgcggcggtaTCGTTATTTACTCACCTtaacagatgatttgagcagatatgggtatatctacttaatgaaacacaagtctgaaacatttgaaaagttcaaagaatttcagagtgaagtggagaatcatcgtaacaagaaaataaagtttctatgatctaatcgcggaggcgaatatttgagttatgagtttggccttcatttaaaccaatgtggaatagtttcacaattCACGTCACcaggaacaccacagcgtaatggtgtgtccgaacgtcgtaactgtactttattagatatggtgcgatctatgatgtctcttaccgatttaccactatcattttggggttatgcattagacacaggtgcattcacgttaaatagggcaccatttaaatccgttgagacgacagcgtatgaattatggtttggcaagaaacctaagctgtcgtttcttaaagtttggggttgcgatgcttatatgaaaaagattcagcctgataagctcgaacccaaatcggagaagtgcgtcttcataggatacccaaaagaaactgttgggtacaccttctatcacagatccgaaggcaagatctttgttgctaagaatggatcctttctagagaagaagtttctctcgaaagaagtgagtgggtggaaagtagaacttgatgaggtaattgtaccttctcttgaattggaaagtagctcatcacaccaactagagaggaagctaatgatggtgatcatgaaacttcagatcaagttactaccgaacctcgtgggtcaaccagagcacgttccgcaccagagtggtatgataatcctgttctggaagtcatgttactagaccaagacgaacctacgaactatgaagaagctatgatgagcccagattccgataaatggcttgaggccatgaaatctgagataggatccatatataagaacaaagtgtggactttggtggacttgcccgatgatcggcaagccattgagaataaatggatcttcaagaggaagacggacgctgatggtagtgttactatctacaaagctcgaattgtcgcaaaaggttttcgacaagttcaagatgttgactacgatgagattttctcactcgtatcgatcttaagtctgtctgaatcatgttagcaattgcagcattttatgaaatctggcaaatgggtatcaaaactgcattccttaatggatttattaaagaagagttgtatatgatgcaaccagaaggttttgtcaatcctaaaggtgctaaaaaatgtgcaaactccagcaatccatctattgactggtgcaagcatctcggagttggaatatacgctttgatgagttgatcaaagcatgtagttttatacagacttgcagtgaagcctgtatttacaaaaaagtgagtgggagcactacatcctttctgataagtataggtgaatgacatattgttgatcggaaatgatgtagaattttctggaaagcataaaggagtgtttgaaaggagttttttcaaataaagacctcggtgaagctgcttacatattgggcatcaagatctatagagatagatcaaaacgcttgataagatttttcaatgagtgcataccttgacaagattttgaagtagttcaaaatggaacagtcaaagaaggagttcttgcctgtattgcaagatgtaaagttgagtaagactcaaaacccgaccacagcagaaaaaaaaagagaatgaaagtcattccctatgcctcagccataggttctataaagtatgatatgctgtgtactagacctattgtgtaccttgccatgagtttggcaagggggtacgatagtgatccagaagtggatcactagacagcggtcaaagttatccttagttacctaagatgactaaggaaatatttcttggttatggaggtaataaagagttcatcgtaaagagttacgtcgatgcaagcttttacaccgatccggttgactctgagtctcaatctggatacatattgaaagtgggagcgattagctagagtagctccatgcagagcattgtagacatagaaaaattgcaaaatacatacggctctgaatgtggcagacccgctGACTAAACtactctcacaagaaaaacatgatcacaccttagtactcttttggtattaatcacatagcgatgtgaacaagattattgactctactaaaccctttgggtgttagtcacatggcgatgtgaactaatcacataaagatgtgaactattggtattaaatcacatgacgatgtgaactagattattgactctagtgcaagtggaagactgaaggaaatatgccctagaggcaataataaagttgttatttatatttccttatatcatgataaatgtttattattcatgctagaattgtattaaccggaaacttgatacatgtgtggatacatagacaaaacacagtgtccctagtaagcctctactagactagctcgttaatcaaagatggttaagtttcctaaccatagacatgtgttctcatttgatgaacgggatcacatcattaggagaatgatgtgatggacaagacccatccgttagcttagcataatgatcgttaagttttattgctattgctttcttcacggcatatacatattcctttgactatgagattatgcaactcccggataccggaggaataccttgtgtgctatcaaatgtcacaacataactgggtgattataaagatgctctacaggtatctccgaaggtgtttgttgggttggcatagatcgagattaggatttgtcactccgagtatcggagaggtgtctctgggccctctcgataatgcacatcataataagccttgcaagcaatgtgactaatgagttagttgcgggatgatgtattacggaacgagtaaagagacttgccggtaacgagattgaactaggtatgaagataccgacgatcgaatctcgggcaagtaacataccgatgacaaagggaattacgtatgttgttattgtggtacgaccgataaagatcttcgtagaatgtgtaggaaccaatatgagcatccaggttccgctgttggttattgaccagagaggtgtctcggtcatgtctacatagttctcgaacccgtatggtccgcacgcttaacgttcgatgacgattttgtattatatgagttatgtgatttggtgaccgaatgttgttcggagtcccggatgagatcacagacatgacgaggagtctcgaaatggtcgagaggtaaagatccatatataggacgataatattcggacaccggaagtgttcccggggtttcgggtcaccggaaggggtttcgggcatccccccggcaactacatgggcctaatgggccaagaaggggacagaccagcccctcgggggtaggtgcgccccatgtaggccaaaataaggaggaaggaaagaggggaagagaggaaggaaggggagggattcggcctcccccttccttctctcctccatcctccttccttccccctccggatgaatatggaaggggggaggccgaattagGAGGCGCcgaagtaggattcctcctacttggggctcccccttggctgcctctcctcccctccaacctatatatatgaggcgtggagcaccgctagaacacacaacattgattcctagccgtgtgcggcgcccccctccatagtttacgcctccggtcatattgtcgtagtgcttaggcgaagccctgcgtggatcacttcaccatcaccgtcaccacaccatcgtgctgacgaaactctccctcgacactttgctggatcaagagttcgagggacgtcatcgagctgaacgtgtgcagaactcggaggtgtcgtacgttcggtgcttgatcggtcggaacgagaagaagttcaactatatcaaccgcgttgtcaaatgcttccgctttcggtctacaatggtacgcggacacactctccccctctcgttgctatgcatctcctagatagatcttgcgtgagcgtaggaattttttttaaaattgcatgctacgtttcccaacagttcGTCGGTGGCCAACGTCGACTCCAGCAGGTATGGATCTGAGATCCCCCCCTTTCCCCGCATTTCTGGCAATTATGTAGGTGTTCATGGTGGTTCTCCCCGGGGCGGCTTGATCCATACCACCGAGATGACGAGGACGGTGCGACTAGGAGGGAGACGGCTGGTTTGTTGGAGAGTGGTCGCCGGTGTAGGTAGTTCGGCGGCGTTGTAGGTCGCCGGTGTAGTTAGGTTGCAGGATTTGGATCTGCTGCAGGATTGTTTTACATAATTTCTGCACTGGTAATGTCATGCAAAGGGACTTGAAGCTGCAGGATCCCTTGTATTATTTCTGGATTTCTGGAGCTCATAGTTTCCGTAGGATTCCCTGTGATTTTCTCTGAAGCTCATAGCTTATGATGAACTTAAAGTTGCAGGATCCCGCGCGGCcagtctttttctttttcttgcaaTAAGGGTCTTGTTTCAGTAGGTTTCTGCAACACAAGACTAGTttcagaaagaaagaaaaaatgatTCGGTGGTGAAGGTTTTTTTCTGCAACTCGGGTCTTGTTTCAAAAGATTTCTGCAACATGTCTTTTGTTTCAGAAAGAAAAGAAATGTTTTGGTTGTGAAGGTTTTTTTTCTGCAATAAGGGTCTTGTTTCAGAAACATAGCCCGAGTAGCACCGCCGGAGGAGTGCCCGACGTTAGAGAGTGAGTGGTCAAACATTGCAACATGACGCATGATTTCGGCGGCAGCGTTTTTTGCGGTGGTGGAGGCTGGCGCCGCGCTGGATGCAGCTGTGTCAGGACAGCGGACAGGGGAATATGTTTCCGAAACAGATGGGTTGTTGTAGGAAGTAAAAGGTGGTCACGCGCGCGCGATGGTAAGATCCGACGGTTGTTAGGGGGCTGATCGAACGGAGCTCCATGCGGCGGATGTTTCCAACACATCCGCCGGCCGACGCGTAGCAGCGCCCTTAAATGATTTGGAACTACAAAAAACTTTCAAAAATTTAAAAATGAGAATTTTGAAATAAAATGTTTAATAAATCATAATTTTTTTgtggattcaaaaaatattcGCGATTATGTTTGCTTATTCAAAAAAGTTTGAACTTTTCAAAACAAATGTTCGGgaaataaaaaatgttcatgatttttttaagAAAATCATGCATTAAAAAATGCTAATGGAATTGAACAAACTTTTgccaattcaaaaaatgttcatgaatggAAAAATATCCTAAAAATTCAAAAACTGTTTGTGACTTACAAATATTTTTATTCATTCATAAAATGTTGGCTGATTAAAAAAATGGCCATGCATTTCAAAAAATGCTCATTAAATCAAagaaaatgttcataaattttaAAAATTGTTCCACCAGTTTCCAGGAAAATGTTCATTGATTCTAGAAATGTTCGCGGATTCAAGAAAATtgtttataaaaatgttcacaatttgtttataatttttttgtaaatagtataaaatgttcatgagttcaaaaaatgttTGAAAATTTATAAAAGTGTTCACGAGTTTTTTTTTTTATGATTTCACGAAGTTGAGAGTAATGGTGTATTTCAATGATGCACCAAATGTGATCATGACCATCTGAGATTATGCTTTTTTTTCCGGCCCTTTTGCTAGTAATAAAATAAAGAAACGGCCGGGTGTGTCTCAGTCCGGTCATCCAACAATACCAGCTAAGAATCATTGGCTTGGTCAGACTTTACCTGACCAAATACCTAATACTTAGGCAGGCTCATCAAACAACGCTTTTTATCTTTTTTCAGGATTTGGCCCGAACTGTTCAGCATTCTGCTTTGAACGATGAACTTGAAGTAATAGGTGTTCAGCATTCTGCTTCCAACTGATGAACTTGAAGCGAATTACGTTGGCCTGGACGCAGAAATTTCCATGACGCTCTAGTTCCCATGCCCATGTATCCTCCTCTAAACGTCCAGTGGGTAACCTCTGTATAGCTTCAGAGTCACCCGGAAAGTTTTAACCCAAGACACATTTAGGGAAAGTTGATTCAGCAAAATCTTCCTATCCAAACAACCCCTAAATatgaggaaagagaagagaaaaATGTACGAACCTGCAACTCTATTAcacaattaattaattaataaggCTGATTTTTATGACATGGCAGTTTAGATCGTTGCACAAGATTTTACTAATTATTATGCAGTCTAAAAGGACACCCAATCTTGTTAAGAATTCACCATGCAGCGGCGCCTCAATGATAGCAGTCCAATGAACCTTCACTTTCAGCTTGAGGGAGCCGTGTTCGCACAGAGTCTCACTCAGAGGGTATTTGAGAGCAACAAGACTAGTAGGGTCGTCCCCATCATCCTCCGCACCCGCGCTTTCCATTTCATCAGGttcctcttggccttcttcgtCAGACACAAtgtcatcctcatcttcatcttcttcctcaggCCTAATATAATCCTCATCCTCAATCTCAGAACCAGCACCAAGAAAACACACATAGATCGTCTCTTGTTCATCTCCCTTGAGTGTGTTGTCTCGTATACGCCGCGAGACAGCTAACAGGTTATGATCCAACACAAGAGAGCCAGTTTCCGTCACCAAGTCCCCA
This genomic window contains:
- the LOC141022772 gene encoding uncharacterized protein — its product is MAGSSINVISLRVVKSGPEHTYPVEVYVRVIARDEVDYKCVVLFDRERKDAQFINSEKDMLALTGPRRALVTDGLMCFEFDLKVKGKGGPDCDVQFSKGVILYRHNFYNKRMISQLPSFQSTVKLVLQHVASPMAASVEVSLVRKQQLGDRAVHFNGKITVGTARNYRQHMVVYDSSRLPSGDLVTETGSLVLDHNLLAVSRRIRDNTLKGDEQETIYVCFLGAGSEIEDEDYIRPEEEDEDEDDIVSDEEGQEEPDEMESAGAEDDGDDPTSLVALKYPLSETLCEHGSLKLKVKVHWTAIIEAPLHAIQRLPTGRLEEDTWAWELERHGNFCVQANVIRFKFISWKQNAEHLLLQVHRSKQNAEQFGPNPEKR